In Candidatus Hydrogenedens sp., the DNA window GGCAATCTAAATTAAAACTTCGAGAAATGGGCAGAAGATACTTATGCACCATGTTAATGATTTGGTTTGAGCGGTTGCTAATTCTGGACGATATTATGAAGGAAAAAGACCATCCTTCACGATAAAGATTTTTTACTTGCTATTTTTTCATTTTTTGCCGAAATAATTCCCACTCGGGTTCATTTTCAAAAATCCAGCGATAATATTCTTTCTGTTTTAAATCTGTTGCGGCTTCTTCATCTGCTACAAATATACAATTAGGATGTAATTGTAGGGCTGTGGCAGAAATCATGGCGGTAAACGGCCCTTCGACTGATTCAGCAAGTATTTTGCTCTTGTGCTTTCCTGTTACCAGTGCTATGCACTCATTGGCTTCAAGAATAGTACCTACTCCCATAGTTATAGCTCTTTTGGGCATTTCCTCCGGATTGGGGAATAGATGTTTGTTCTGTTCAATGGTTATGGGCGATAACGCCTTTTCACGAGTTCTTGAAAACATAGAAGATAAAGGTTCATTGAAACCTATATGCCCGGACTCTCCGATACTCAATAGTTGTAAATCTATACCTCCAAAATCCTTTATCTTTTCCTTATATTCTTTGCATTCTTTTGCTATATCTTTAGCCATGCCGTTAGGAATATGGGTATTCCGTAAGTCAATATTTATATGGCGAAAAAATGTGTTATACATAAAGTAATGATACGAACCGGGATGTTCCGAGGATATTCCTATGTATTCATCTAAATTAAAAGTTACTGCGAGTGAGAAGTCAAGGTTTTCCTGCTTATGCATTTCTACTAATCGTTGATATAAAGGGACCATAGTTCTGCCGGTGGCAAGTCCAAGGACTAAATGTGGCTTTTTTCTCAGTCTTTCTGCGATAATATAACTAACGAGTTCGACAGCGTCTTTTGAAGTTGGTTGGACAATAACTTGCATAAACAAACTTCCTTATCATTGAAAGTATTAAAATAGGTATAAATCATGAAAAAAGTATATACAACTACTGAAGAAGTATTCTACGCCCTTACTCATGGACTTGCCGCGGGGTTAAGTGTAGCAGGTTTTGTGGTGATGTTAATATTGGCAATTCAGAAAGAAGAACCGTGGACCCTTGCTGGTGTTATGACTTTTGGTATTGCTTTAATTCTGTTATATTTAAGTTCTACCTTATATCATTCTTTCCCACAGGGGAAAATAAAGAGATTCTTTCAATTTATGGACCATGCCTGTATTTATGTGTTGATTGCGGGGACATATACCCCATTTTTATTAGTGTATATGCGGGGACCGTGGGGTTGGTCTCTTTTTGCCTCCCTCTGGATACTTACCTTATTGGGATTTGTATTTAAGATTTTCTTCATCGGCAAGTGGAACCGTTTGGCTACTTTTATTTACATACTTATGGGCTGGATAGCTATAATTGCCATAAAACCTGCAATTCAAATGATACCTACCGGTGCTTTGTTGCTTATGCTTATTGGTGGAATCCTATATACAGGAGGAACCTTTTTCTACTTGTGGGAACGATTACCTTTTCATCATGTAATATGGCACTTATTTGTTATGGGCGGAAGTCTAATCCATTTTTTATGTGTATATTTGTATATACTTGCCCAAAACGCTTCCTGAGATTATCGCTGTTATAATTTTCCCTTTCTTACAAGACTTTGCTGATGGCTTCGGCTAAACGGTCTATATTATTTGTTGTAATCCCGGCGACATTAATTCTTCCAGAATTGACGATATATATAGAGAATTCTTCTCTCAATCGAAGAACCTGTTCCTTTGTTAAACCGGAGAAGGAAAACATTCCTTTTTGTTTCTCAATAAAACTAAAATCTTGAGTAACACCTTTTTCTTTTAGTTTTTCAACAAATAATTTTCGCATACTTTTAATTCGAGAACACATTTCCTGAACTTCATTTTCCCATTCCTTGCGGAGTTCTTCGGAATTTAAGATGGTGTGGACGATATAAGCACCATGAGCAGGCGGATTGGAGTAATTGGTGCGAACGACTATTTTCATCTGGCTGAGAACCTTCTGGCAGGTTTCACTATTACCACAAACACCAATCAATGCACCACATCGTTCGTTGTATAAACCAAAATTTTTAGAAAAAGAACTGCAAATAAAGACTTCGGGAACTTTATCAACAATAATCCTTACTCCTTTTGCATCTTCTTCCAAACCATCTCCTAATCCTTGATAGGCGAAGTCAATCAGGGGAAGTATTCCTCTTGCTTTAATTACATTGGCAACGGTATCCCACTGTTCTTCACTTAAATCAATTCCTGTGGGGTTATGACAACATCCATGTAATAAAACAATATCCCCTTCGGGAATAGATTCCAATGTGGAAAGCATTTTGTTCCAATCAAGAGCGTGAGTTTCTGCCTTGTAGTAAGGATAAGTTGCCGTTTCAAATCCCGCTAATTGAAATATTTTCGCATGATTTTCCCAGGTTGGATTACTTATCCATATTTTTTTGATTCCAATATTCGTTTTGATTAAGTCTGCAAAAACTCGTAAAGCAGATGTTCCTCCTACGGTCTGAACCGTAGCTACTCTTTTATCCAATATACAGGGGTTATGTTTTCCCAATACAAGGTACTGGACTTGTTCGCAAAATTCGGGAGACCCAGAAATGGGAAGATAACTTTTTGTTTGTTCTTTTTCTAATAAAATTTTTTCGGCTTTTTTTACTGTGTTAAAAATAGGAGTTTTATTGGAGTTATCTTTGTAAACCCCCACACCTAAATTTATTTTTTCAGGATTACTATCTTTTAAAAATGCTTCGGTTAATCCCAGAATAGGGTCGGGAGGAGCCATTTCAAATCTTTCTAACATACTTTTCCCTTTCTTTTATTAATTTTATATTTACTATTTTTTACTATTTATTTCCTTCGACACTTTTGCGAGCTTTTTCATCTAATTCCAATTCATAGCGGTCTACTTCTGTTAAGTGCCTGTCCGTTACGATGATGATATGGAAACCGTATTTGGTTTCAATTATATCGCTTAATTGTCCAATAGGTGCAGACCAGACATAATTTTCGAAGGCAGGTTCAAAAGAATTTCGTCCATAATAACCCAAATCCCCTCCTCGTCTTGCACTTGCCGGGTCATTTGAGTATTCTTTTGCAAGTTTTTCAAAGGATTCACCCTGAGCAATACGCTGTTTTAGTTCTGTTATCAATTCTAAAGCCCTTTGACGGTCAGCTGGGTCATTAGGAGAAAATTTAATGAGAATATGTTTAGCACGGACATAGGAAGTTTTGGGTTTAATATGTCCTGCCATCCAAATAATAGCAACCATGATAACAAAAAGAAGAATAATCCCACCCCAAATATATTTGGTCCAATCTTTAGGCTCTTCTGGGGGAAGGTCATCTTTATAAATCATCTCATCCATACTTTATCCTGATTCCTTATCTTTTATATGCCTAGCTGCTTGAACATGTTTCCATAAAGTTGAGCGTAAAAACTTATTACGATAAACCCGATTATGACACCGACAGCCAATAAGATTAATATACTAAAGATTTTGCTTGCAACTTTAAGAGCCTGCTGTGCGTCCAATAAAAAGTATTCCGACACTTTTTGCAATGTTTCATCAAGTTTTCCCGATTGTTCTCCTATAGCTATCATTTCCTGACCTAATCGTCCTATCCAGGGAAGTGTTTTAAATGATTTTTCAAGATTACTTCCCTTTCGAATAAGGTGAACCACGGTGAATATATCTTTCTGATAATTAGAGGATGGTAAAAGTTCGGAGGATTGTAATAAGGCTTCTGTAATGGGAATGCCACTGGAATAAAGTAATGACAATGATTTAAAAAATCGGGCTAATGAGAATTTATGAATTATAAAGCTGAATGGATAAATATATCTGAATATCCCATATAAAATGGACTGAACACTTTTTAAGTTTTTCAAAAATATAAATGCAGTTGTCAGGACTATAAAAACGATAATTACTTTTACTTGAAACGAAATATAGGAAGAGAAATATATATTTAATGAAAAGGTCTTTTCTAATCCGATATGACGAACAATTCCTAATGCAAAACTACCTAAAAACCAGCCTAACACCAATTGAGTTATCGGGTATATTAAGGAAGCAATTGTGGAGCGTTTCATTTTCCACAAGTCTTCGTAATAGGAACTTAAATCTCTTAAAATAGAATCCAACCTACCGGATTTTTCGCCAGCAGACACAAGTTGCACAAACAAATCAGGAAATACTTCAGCCTTTTGTAATGCTTCACTGAGTGTTGCCCCATTAATGAGGTTATCTGCGCAATGATATAAAATCGTTTTTACTTTTCGGGATGGAAAGTTGTCGCCGACAATTTGCAATGCCTGAATAATAGGGATACCTCCTTCATAGGCAGATGCAAGTTGTCTACATAGAATTGACATTGTTTTATAATTTAATATAAACTTTCCAAAACTCATATAAACAAGTTCCCATAAAATTAAACCCTATTTTAACATAACAGGGATGCTTGTTACTTATTATAGGTAGTCAGGAATAAGATGTATATTTGAATAGTTGTAAGTATTTGTTTCGTTAATTGTATTAGTTTATCAAAAAATCCACATAACTGAGGTATTATGTTTATGAAAAAGAGAACTCAAAGTTGCCTTATTTTTATCATTCTTTTAACTTTTGTTGTTTTACTTTCCATTGATGGTTGGTCAGCAACAAAAAAGAAAAAAAAGGTTGAGGATGAAGTGCCTCAGCCTCGTTCCTCTCCATGGGTTTTACGGCACCGATATACTTTTTCATGGGAAGATATGGGAATTGATTTTGATGAGATGAATGGAGATTGGCACATCTTTAATACCGTTCCTGATAATTATTCGGAGATGACAGTGATTGAAGGTTATGGGCCTTCAATACAGTTAAAAACAGGTGAAGAAATTTCTGCGGAGTCTCTGGGCAATGCGTTTACAGATAGGGTAGCTGTGGATAGTGTATTTGGACCTGCAACGCATTTTACTGCAATATTCCCGGTAAAAAACAATATTTTAATCCAACAACGAGCCACCAGTTTTAAACAATGCAGTTTTGTCCTTTTTACTACGCTTATAACCAATAATGGAACGAGTCCTGTAACTATTTCAAAAATTAAGCCTTTTGTGTTCCCGCCCGTTGCAGGATTAATTACACGGGTTCCTAATGAAAAAGTGCGAAGACCTGTGGCGAATGTTAACGGGTATTGGACTTATGTTTCAGAAGAAGAATCCCAAATATTAGAACTCACTACGAATAAAGGGCAGAAAATCGTCTTTGCTGTTTGTCCTCAGGGAAAATCCCATTCCAGAATAGTTACAGAAGGGGAAGGTGATAACTGGACAGGTGCAGTAGAATGTGAATATTTGCCTTCCTTAACGATTGCACCCGGGGAAACACTGGAAAGCGACCCGGTGCTTATCTCTTTCAGTAATGATGCATATAAACTTCACACTACTTTTGTATGGGCGATTTCCTCCCTTTCTCCAACCTATTCTAAAATGGTAATCGAGAAGCCTATTCGAGGTTGGATTTCCGTTGACCCTGAAAAGGCAAGTCTGGGAAATTTATCAAAAATTGCTGGTTTTTCGAGTAATGTTGGTATAAATGCGGTGTGTATACCTAACGGATGGGAGCAACCATTGGGGTCCTTAAAGGGGAATGCGAAAAACTTATCAAAAGATATGAAATCGGTAATTGAACAATTAAAAAATCATGGTTCGTTAAAAGTGGGATTATCTTTAAATCCGTGGGCTGTTCCCGCTGGAACTGAGTTTGCAGTACCTGTATCCGAAGAATATGCCTTTGTAAAGTTTAATACCCCCAATGGGTTAGAAATTGCAAAGAAACGGTGGGAGAAAATTTTGTCGTGGAATCCCGATTTTATCGTTTGTGATATTTCTATACCGGAGGCAGTTTTAGAACAGATTAATGCAACTTATACAGGAGCAATATTTCAAGGGTTAAAAGAACTTTCTGACTATTTCAAAAATATTCCTGTATATCCAAAGTTTTCTGACACAGTTATTAATACCGAGCAAGAGTTATCTCAATTCTGTGCGATTAGCGGAACATTGGCAGGCTTTAATACAGGAATTGCTCCTGTAAAAGTAAACAATCAGTTAGTAAATACTCAAAACTTTCTTTCAAATACTTTCCTTCAATCATTCCCGGGACCTGTAGTATGGTTAGGAGATTTTAATAATTCAGATATTGCAAAAAAAATGCTTCAATTAACTCTTAAAACAAAGGTAATGTTTTCACCTTTTGATGCGAATAAAAAAGAGCCATCGGTCTGGTATTATCGGAGTTATGCTACCCAAGATAGTTTTAATAATTCACTTGTTTATGTTTCAAAAAATGCAGAACCTTTTTCTGCATCATTCCTAAAAAGTATAAATAACGAAGCAATCTTCTGGGATTATGCTAAGGAGAAGTTTATAGAAGACAGTGAAACTATTCAAAGTAATCCAGAAGAAAAGTTTATTGGTTTAATGGTTAAAACAGATACGCCATCAGTAGTGGGAGTAAAAACGGCAAGCCAATGTGGAATGGAATTTATCAGTTCTACCCGTTGGGCGAATGAAGAAAAGAAATTAGAGGTTTTATTTAAAGAGACCATGACATCCCCCGCTACTTTATATATCTATAAACCCGAGTCCTATAAAATAAATAAAGTTTTGATTGATGGTAAACCCCTTAAAAGTGTAAAACTATCCGATAATATAATTCTCATTTCTTTTAAAACCACACCTGAAAAAGTTGAATTGATTGTAGATTGATGTTTAAATGTCTTTTTGTTTGTAATAAAATATTACAAACAGAAAATTTTGACTAAATACAGAAAAGGGGTTTTGTGATATACACCCGTTGGCAAAGACAAGCAACAAACACAGTTCGATTATTTGAAATATTTAAAGTTTTTGCAAAGTATAGGTTCTTGCTATTTATCTGATAATTTCTATATTGTTTTCAAAAAGTTGTATAGGTGGTTTTATTTATGCGTGCCTTGATGAAGATAAAAACAAACGCAAAGATAAATCTTTATCTGGATGTTATTGATAAATATCCCGATGGCTTTCATAAAATCGAATCAATTTTCCAAACAGTAACTTTATCGGATAACCTTACTTTTTATGAAATACAAAAAGGCATTTGCATTACCTCAAACGATGTGTCCTTGCCTATGGATGAAAAAAATATTGTTTATAAAACAATAAAAAAAATAAAAGATATCGCAAAAATAGACAAAGGAATTCATGTCTATATTAATAAAAATATTCCTATATGTGCAGGATTAGGTGGAGGGTCTGCTAATTCCGCAGGTACTTTGTATGCGATAAATAAATTATGGGATTTAGGGTTAAGGGAGGATAAATTGATAGATATAGCCAAAGGATTGGGTTCTGATGTCCCTTATTTTCTTATAGGAGGAACACAGGCAGTTACCGGAAAAGGGGAGAAATTATCCGCATTAATTCCAATTTCTGATATATGGGTCGTCTTAATTCATCCTCCGTTATCCCTTTCTACTGCAAAAGTTTATCAACATCCTGCATTAAAAATTCGACCTTCTCATAGAAGTGCAAATAAATATAGTTTAAGGTTTAAGAAAGTAATATATGAATTGCAAAAAAGTAATTGGGGAAAAGTCATATATAATCGTTTAGAATTACCTGCTTTTTGTATTTATCCTGAATTATATGAATTAAAATTAAAAATAAAAAAAATGGGTTTTCCATATGTCGGAATGACAGGTAGTGGGTCAACTTTTTTTGTTATTGTAGAGTCTAAAAAACAAGGTAAAGAGTTAATTCAGAAACTAAATTGGAAGACACATCTTGTAAAAACAACCTCAATGGCTATAAAGGAATTATAAATTTATTGAACAAATTAACCTATTTAAAGGATATAATTAGAAACAAATATAGAAAGAATCATATGAATAAAGAAAGAAAAATATATAAGAATGTTTTTTTTGTATTTTTGATGCTTATCTCATTGTGGGTATTTTTTCAGCAAGAGTTGTTTGCTGATAAAATTGCAGTAAATAATGAAGGGACAACAGAAGGAATAATGGAAGGAGAGGGCGCAACAGAAGGGGAAGGAATTTTAGAAGGTAGTATAGAAGGGATAACAGAAGGAGAAGGCACAGTAGAAGGGGAAGGGATTTTAGAGGGAATACCCGAAGGTATAATAGAAGGAGCACNNNNNNNNNNNNNNNNNNNNNNNNNNNNNNNNNNNNNNNNNNNNNNNNNNNNNNNNNNNNNNNNNNNNNNNNNNNNNNNNNNNNNNNNNNNNNNNNNNNNAACCACCAGAAGGGGAAGGGATTTTAGAGGGAATACCCGAAGGTATAATAGAAGGAACAACAGAGGGGGAAGGTATTTGGGAAGGTAGTACCGAAGGAGAAGGGATAACCGAAGGCGAAGGTTTTGTAGAAGGGGAAGGGATTTTAGAGGGAATACCCGAAGGTATAATAGAAGGAGCACCGGAAGGGGAAGGTTCTTCAGAAGGTTTATTTGACCCCTGCAATATAGAGCCGTGTATATTGGAATGTGATGATGTTTTAGGGGAGAGCCATTTTGAGGAGGATTTGCGTTGGTTATATGAATTTGTAGGAAAAGACCCGGACACAGCGGATTTGGACACGAATGGGGTAATAGATGTAGTTCAAGCATGGCTATTGGATGAGGTTTTACGGGAGAATACCCAGGAGATACATTGTTGTGTAAAACAGGTGTATCGGCATAATGTAGAGAGCACAAGATTATATGCAGATGAAATACAGACGATTCAGCCTCTGGTGTTTATGCTTATTGATAGAGCCAAATTT includes these proteins:
- a CDS encoding peptidylprolyl isomerase, whose amino-acid sequence is MDEMIYKDDLPPEEPKDWTKYIWGGIILLFVIMVAIIWMAGHIKPKTSYVRAKHILIKFSPNDPADRQRALELITELKQRIAQGESFEKLAKEYSNDPASARRGGDLGYYGRNSFEPAFENYVWSAPIGQLSDIIETKYGFHIIIVTDRHLTEVDRYELELDEKARKSVEGNK
- a CDS encoding type II secretion system F family protein codes for the protein MSFGKFILNYKTMSILCRQLASAYEGGIPIIQALQIVGDNFPSRKVKTILYHCADNLINGATLSEALQKAEVFPDLFVQLVSAGEKSGRLDSILRDLSSYYEDLWKMKRSTIASLIYPITQLVLGWFLGSFALGIVRHIGLEKTFSLNIYFSSYISFQVKVIIVFIVLTTAFIFLKNLKSVQSILYGIFRYIYPFSFIIHKFSLARFFKSLSLLYSSGIPITEALLQSSELLPSSNYQKDIFTVVHLIRKGSNLEKSFKTLPWIGRLGQEMIAIGEQSGKLDETLQKVSEYFLLDAQQALKVASKIFSILILLAVGVIIGFIVISFYAQLYGNMFKQLGI
- the nagB gene encoding glucosamine-6-phosphate deaminase; translation: MQVIVQPTSKDAVELVSYIIAERLRKKPHLVLGLATGRTMVPLYQRLVEMHKQENLDFSLAVTFNLDEYIGISSEHPGSYHYFMYNTFFRHINIDLRNTHIPNGMAKDIAKECKEYKEKIKDFGGIDLQLLSIGESGHIGFNEPLSSMFSRTREKALSPITIEQNKHLFPNPEEMPKRAITMGVGTILEANECIALVTGKHKSKILAESVEGPFTAMISATALQLHPNCIFVADEEAATDLKQKEYYRWIFENEPEWELFRQKMKK
- the ispE gene encoding 4-(cytidine 5'-diphospho)-2-C-methyl-D-erythritol kinase produces the protein MRALMKIKTNAKINLYLDVIDKYPDGFHKIESIFQTVTLSDNLTFYEIQKGICITSNDVSLPMDEKNIVYKTIKKIKDIAKIDKGIHVYINKNIPICAGLGGGSANSAGTLYAINKLWDLGLREDKLIDIAKGLGSDVPYFLIGGTQAVTGKGEKLSALIPISDIWVVLIHPPLSLSTAKVYQHPALKIRPSHRSANKYSLRFKKVIYELQKSNWGKVIYNRLELPAFCIYPELYELKLKIKKMGFPYVGMTGSGSTFFVIVESKKQGKELIQKLNWKTHLVKTTSMAIKEL
- a CDS encoding hemolysin III family protein — protein: MKKVYTTTEEVFYALTHGLAAGLSVAGFVVMLILAIQKEEPWTLAGVMTFGIALILLYLSSTLYHSFPQGKIKRFFQFMDHACIYVLIAGTYTPFLLVYMRGPWGWSLFASLWILTLLGFVFKIFFIGKWNRLATFIYILMGWIAIIAIKPAIQMIPTGALLLMLIGGILYTGGTFFYLWERLPFHHVIWHLFVMGGSLIHFLCVYLYILAQNAS
- a CDS encoding amino acid aminotransferase, giving the protein MLERFEMAPPDPILGLTEAFLKDSNPEKINLGVGVYKDNSNKTPIFNTVKKAEKILLEKEQTKSYLPISGSPEFCEQVQYLVLGKHNPCILDKRVATVQTVGGTSALRVFADLIKTNIGIKKIWISNPTWENHAKIFQLAGFETATYPYYKAETHALDWNKMLSTLESIPEGDIVLLHGCCHNPTGIDLSEEQWDTVANVIKARGILPLIDFAYQGLGDGLEEDAKGVRIIVDKVPEVFICSSFSKNFGLYNERCGALIGVCGNSETCQKVLSQMKIVVRTNYSNPPAHGAYIVHTILNSEELRKEWENEVQEMCSRIKSMRKLFVEKLKEKGVTQDFSFIEKQKGMFSFSGLTKEQVLRLREEFSIYIVNSGRINVAGITTNNIDRLAEAISKVL